From a region of the Oryza sativa Japonica Group chromosome 6, ASM3414082v1 genome:
- the LOC4342053 gene encoding F-box/LRR-repeat protein At4g14103 isoform X6, with protein MLGLGFLGKSAEYLARDKDRICPVLFFYLCKTEDYVIPITKRKGFQIHKLLLRNNNIYPVKLMENTMAAKRSWMEHHRVLSDDSSFHMEDLPEQQPQLMENVAVAKRSRLEQHRTLSDNSFRVEDLPEEIQSLLLSLLSLKEAASTSIVSRNWRKLWTRYPNLCFDGSKDGPADMDSVKIERMKFIDTVNSIIQQHSGIGLNKFSIRCNLLKDDSDILDRWIRFATASKAKIIDMNLCTNRNNKGPTKHLYDFPLEAFGDQDIPFIQCLFLNNVSIKPHSDIGFTKLRSLHLHCVQIIGDLSGLLFNCSSLEDLEVFACLGVTALNIPHQLNKLRHLLICNMRIQMLEFHVPGLSHFEYKGTMIPIMLHGCSKLQKATLNFHQTWLEEDNNKVLGHVFHGIPSVSAVEVLNLLVDICTKQSVWSSQVHTLTARPTIMFMNLKHLTYEILIFTKDPNSHSGVLQLAQYLAFAPQLETLELHMLYHSTHCRCWHEGAGVSYGHMPHHHLKMVYMSGFRCYRAQVELLFAILEMGDELEHVTIDPMTRVPYSPDLMNLGIPEDEICQWANRTSQRFGKAISVVKPP; from the exons ATGCTAGGTTTGGGCTTCCTTGGTAAATCTGCTGAATACCTCGCGAGGGACAAAGACAGGATCTGtccagttctttttttttacttgtgcaAGACAGAAGATTATGTAATCCCTATTACAAAACGGAAAGGATTCCAAATACACAAACTACTTCTGCGTAATAACAATATTTATCCAGTCAAG CTTATGGAGAACACGATGGCGGCCAAGCGGAGCTGGATGGAGCACCATCGTGTGCTCAGCGACGACTCCTCCTTTCACATGGAAGACCTCCcggag cagcagccgcaaCTTATGGAGAACGTGGCGGTGGCCAAGCGGAGCAGGCTGGAGCAACACCGCACGCTCAGTGACAACTCCTTCCGTGTGGAGGATCTCCCTGAg GAAATTCAATCTCTTCTATTATCTCTGCTGTCACTGAAAGAGGCTGCTAGTACAAGCATCGTGTCGAGAAACTGGAGAAAACTTTGGACACGGTATCCTAATCTATGCTTTGATGGCAGCAAGGACGGGCCTGCTGATATGGATAGTGTGAAAATAGAAAGAATGAAGTTCATTGATACAGTAAATTCTATTATTCAGCAACACAGTGGAATAGGGCTCAATAAATTCAGTATCAGGTGCAACCTTCTGAAGGACGACTCAGACATTCTTGATAGGTGGATTCGCTTTGCCACTGCATCAAAGGCTAAGATTATAGATATGAACCTGTGCACAAATAGAAATAATAAAGGACCAACCAAACATTTGTATGACTTCCCTCTTGAGGCTTTCGGTGATCAAGATATCCCTTTTATCCAGTGCTTGTTTCTCAACAATGTTTCTATAAAGCCACACTCGGATATTGGCTTTACGAAACTCAGGAGCCTTCATTTGCACTGTGTTCAAATAATTGGAGATCTTTCAGGCTTGCTATTTAATTGCTCCAGTCTTGAGGACTTGGAGGTCTTTGCGTGCTTGGGTGTGACTGCTCTGAATATTCCACACCAACTCAATAAACTTAGGCATTTGCTAATTTGTAATATGCGTATCCAGATGCTGGAGTTTCATGTTCCTGGTCTTTCTCATTTTGAATACAAAGGTACTATGATTCCTATAATGCTTCATGGTTGCTCAAAATTACAGAAGGCAACCCTGAATTTTCACCAGACATGGCTTGAAGAAGATAATAATAAAGTATTGGGCCATGTATTCCATGGAATTCCCAGTGTTTCGGCAGTTGAGGTGCTCAATTTACTTGTTGATATTTGCACAAAGCAATCGGTCTGGTCCTCACAG GTGCATACGTTGACAGCAAGACCAACAATCATGTTTATGAATTTGAAGCATCTGACTTATGAGATACTTATTTTTACTAAAGATCCAAACAGCCACAGTGGAGTTCTTCAGCTGGCTCAGTATTTAGCTTTTGCACCGCAGCTGGAGACTCTAGAATTGCAT ATGTTGTATCATTCGACTCACTGCCGCTGCTGGCATGAGGGTGCGGGAGTCTCCTACGGACATATGCCCCATCATCACCTCAAGATGGTCTACATGAGTGGGTTCAGGTGCTACCGGGCTCAGGTCGAGCTGCTGTTTGCCATTCTTGAAATGGGTGATGAGCTTGAGCATGTGACCATTGATCCAATGACGAGAGTACCGTATAGCCCTGATTTGATGAATTTAGGCATACCTGAGGACGAGATATGTCAATGGGCGAACCGTACCTCACAACGGTTTGGTAAAGCAATCTCTGTTGTAAAACCTCCCTAG
- the LOC4342053 gene encoding F-box/LRR-repeat protein At4g14103 isoform X1, whose protein sequence is MLGLGFLGKSAEYLARDKDRICPVLFFYLCKTEDYVIPITKRKGFQIHKLLLRNNNIYPVKQLMENTMAAKRSWMEHHRVLSDDSSFHMEDLPEQQPQLMENVAVAKRSRLEQHRTLSDNSFRVEDLPEEIQSLLLSLLSLKEAASTSIVSRNWRKLWTRYPNLCFDGSKDGPADMDSVKIERMKFIDTVNSIIQQHSGIGLNKFSIRCNLLKDDSDILDRWIRFATASKAKIIDMNLCTNRNNKGPTKHLYDFPLEAFGDQDIPFIQCLFLNNVSIKPHSDIGFTKLRSLHLHCVQIIGDLSGLLFNCSSLEDLEVFACLGVTALNIPHQLNKLRHLLICNMRIQMLEFHVPGLSHFEYKGTMIPIMLHGCSKLQKATLNFHQTWLEEDNNKVLGHVFHGIPSVSAVEVLNLLVDICTKQSVWSSQVHTLTARPTIMFMNLKHLTYEILIFTKDPNSHSGVLQLAQYLAFAPQLETLELHMLYHSTHCRCWHEGAGVSYGHMPHHHLKMVYMSGFRCYRAQVELLFAILEMGDELEHVTIDPMTRVPYSPDLMNLGIPEDEICQWANRTSQRFGKAISVVKPP, encoded by the exons ATGCTAGGTTTGGGCTTCCTTGGTAAATCTGCTGAATACCTCGCGAGGGACAAAGACAGGATCTGtccagttctttttttttacttgtgcaAGACAGAAGATTATGTAATCCCTATTACAAAACGGAAAGGATTCCAAATACACAAACTACTTCTGCGTAATAACAATATTTATCCAGTCAAG CAGCTTATGGAGAACACGATGGCGGCCAAGCGGAGCTGGATGGAGCACCATCGTGTGCTCAGCGACGACTCCTCCTTTCACATGGAAGACCTCCcggag cagcagccgcaaCTTATGGAGAACGTGGCGGTGGCCAAGCGGAGCAGGCTGGAGCAACACCGCACGCTCAGTGACAACTCCTTCCGTGTGGAGGATCTCCCTGAg GAAATTCAATCTCTTCTATTATCTCTGCTGTCACTGAAAGAGGCTGCTAGTACAAGCATCGTGTCGAGAAACTGGAGAAAACTTTGGACACGGTATCCTAATCTATGCTTTGATGGCAGCAAGGACGGGCCTGCTGATATGGATAGTGTGAAAATAGAAAGAATGAAGTTCATTGATACAGTAAATTCTATTATTCAGCAACACAGTGGAATAGGGCTCAATAAATTCAGTATCAGGTGCAACCTTCTGAAGGACGACTCAGACATTCTTGATAGGTGGATTCGCTTTGCCACTGCATCAAAGGCTAAGATTATAGATATGAACCTGTGCACAAATAGAAATAATAAAGGACCAACCAAACATTTGTATGACTTCCCTCTTGAGGCTTTCGGTGATCAAGATATCCCTTTTATCCAGTGCTTGTTTCTCAACAATGTTTCTATAAAGCCACACTCGGATATTGGCTTTACGAAACTCAGGAGCCTTCATTTGCACTGTGTTCAAATAATTGGAGATCTTTCAGGCTTGCTATTTAATTGCTCCAGTCTTGAGGACTTGGAGGTCTTTGCGTGCTTGGGTGTGACTGCTCTGAATATTCCACACCAACTCAATAAACTTAGGCATTTGCTAATTTGTAATATGCGTATCCAGATGCTGGAGTTTCATGTTCCTGGTCTTTCTCATTTTGAATACAAAGGTACTATGATTCCTATAATGCTTCATGGTTGCTCAAAATTACAGAAGGCAACCCTGAATTTTCACCAGACATGGCTTGAAGAAGATAATAATAAAGTATTGGGCCATGTATTCCATGGAATTCCCAGTGTTTCGGCAGTTGAGGTGCTCAATTTACTTGTTGATATTTGCACAAAGCAATCGGTCTGGTCCTCACAG GTGCATACGTTGACAGCAAGACCAACAATCATGTTTATGAATTTGAAGCATCTGACTTATGAGATACTTATTTTTACTAAAGATCCAAACAGCCACAGTGGAGTTCTTCAGCTGGCTCAGTATTTAGCTTTTGCACCGCAGCTGGAGACTCTAGAATTGCAT ATGTTGTATCATTCGACTCACTGCCGCTGCTGGCATGAGGGTGCGGGAGTCTCCTACGGACATATGCCCCATCATCACCTCAAGATGGTCTACATGAGTGGGTTCAGGTGCTACCGGGCTCAGGTCGAGCTGCTGTTTGCCATTCTTGAAATGGGTGATGAGCTTGAGCATGTGACCATTGATCCAATGACGAGAGTACCGTATAGCCCTGATTTGATGAATTTAGGCATACCTGAGGACGAGATATGTCAATGGGCGAACCGTACCTCACAACGGTTTGGTAAAGCAATCTCTGTTGTAAAACCTCCCTAG
- the LOC4342053 gene encoding F-box/LRR-repeat protein At4g14103 isoform X4, which translates to MENTMAAKRSWMEHHRVLSDDSSFHMEDLPEQQPQLMENVAVAKRSRLEQHRTLSDNSFRVEDLPEEIQSLLLSLLSLKEAASTSIVSRNWRKLWTRYPNLCFDGSKDGPADMDSVKIERMKFIDTVNSIIQQHSGIGLNKFSIRCNLLKDDSDILDRWIRFATASKAKIIDMNLCTNRNNKGPTKHLYDFPLEAFGDQDIPFIQCLFLNNVSIKPHSDIGFTKLRSLHLHCVQIIGDLSGLLFNCSSLEDLEVFACLGVTALNIPHQLNKLRHLLICNMRIQMLEFHVPGLSHFEYKGTMIPIMLHGCSKLQKATLNFHQTWLEEDNNKVLGHVFHGIPSVSAVEVLNLLVDICTKQSVWSSQVHTLTARPTIMFMNLKHLTYEILIFTKDPNSHSGVLQLAQYLAFAPQLETLELHMLYHSTHCRCWHEGAGVSYGHMPHHHLKMVYMSGFRCYRAQVELLFAILEMGDELEHVTIDPMTRVPYSPDLMNLGIPEDEICQWANRTSQRFGKAISVVKPP; encoded by the exons ATGGAGAACACGATGGCGGCCAAGCGGAGCTGGATGGAGCACCATCGTGTGCTCAGCGACGACTCCTCCTTTCACATGGAAGACCTCCcggag cagcagccgcaaCTTATGGAGAACGTGGCGGTGGCCAAGCGGAGCAGGCTGGAGCAACACCGCACGCTCAGTGACAACTCCTTCCGTGTGGAGGATCTCCCTGAg GAAATTCAATCTCTTCTATTATCTCTGCTGTCACTGAAAGAGGCTGCTAGTACAAGCATCGTGTCGAGAAACTGGAGAAAACTTTGGACACGGTATCCTAATCTATGCTTTGATGGCAGCAAGGACGGGCCTGCTGATATGGATAGTGTGAAAATAGAAAGAATGAAGTTCATTGATACAGTAAATTCTATTATTCAGCAACACAGTGGAATAGGGCTCAATAAATTCAGTATCAGGTGCAACCTTCTGAAGGACGACTCAGACATTCTTGATAGGTGGATTCGCTTTGCCACTGCATCAAAGGCTAAGATTATAGATATGAACCTGTGCACAAATAGAAATAATAAAGGACCAACCAAACATTTGTATGACTTCCCTCTTGAGGCTTTCGGTGATCAAGATATCCCTTTTATCCAGTGCTTGTTTCTCAACAATGTTTCTATAAAGCCACACTCGGATATTGGCTTTACGAAACTCAGGAGCCTTCATTTGCACTGTGTTCAAATAATTGGAGATCTTTCAGGCTTGCTATTTAATTGCTCCAGTCTTGAGGACTTGGAGGTCTTTGCGTGCTTGGGTGTGACTGCTCTGAATATTCCACACCAACTCAATAAACTTAGGCATTTGCTAATTTGTAATATGCGTATCCAGATGCTGGAGTTTCATGTTCCTGGTCTTTCTCATTTTGAATACAAAGGTACTATGATTCCTATAATGCTTCATGGTTGCTCAAAATTACAGAAGGCAACCCTGAATTTTCACCAGACATGGCTTGAAGAAGATAATAATAAAGTATTGGGCCATGTATTCCATGGAATTCCCAGTGTTTCGGCAGTTGAGGTGCTCAATTTACTTGTTGATATTTGCACAAAGCAATCGGTCTGGTCCTCACAG GTGCATACGTTGACAGCAAGACCAACAATCATGTTTATGAATTTGAAGCATCTGACTTATGAGATACTTATTTTTACTAAAGATCCAAACAGCCACAGTGGAGTTCTTCAGCTGGCTCAGTATTTAGCTTTTGCACCGCAGCTGGAGACTCTAGAATTGCAT ATGTTGTATCATTCGACTCACTGCCGCTGCTGGCATGAGGGTGCGGGAGTCTCCTACGGACATATGCCCCATCATCACCTCAAGATGGTCTACATGAGTGGGTTCAGGTGCTACCGGGCTCAGGTCGAGCTGCTGTTTGCCATTCTTGAAATGGGTGATGAGCTTGAGCATGTGACCATTGATCCAATGACGAGAGTACCGTATAGCCCTGATTTGATGAATTTAGGCATACCTGAGGACGAGATATGTCAATGGGCGAACCGTACCTCACAACGGTTTGGTAAAGCAATCTCTGTTGTAAAACCTCCCTAG
- the LOC4342053 gene encoding F-box/LRR-repeat protein At4g14103 isoform X2, with translation MLGLGFLGKSAEYLARDKDRICPVLFFYLCKTEDYVIPITKRKGFQIHKLLLRNNNIYPVKQLMENTMAAKRSWMEHHRVLSDDSSFHMEDLPEQPQLMENVAVAKRSRLEQHRTLSDNSFRVEDLPEEIQSLLLSLLSLKEAASTSIVSRNWRKLWTRYPNLCFDGSKDGPADMDSVKIERMKFIDTVNSIIQQHSGIGLNKFSIRCNLLKDDSDILDRWIRFATASKAKIIDMNLCTNRNNKGPTKHLYDFPLEAFGDQDIPFIQCLFLNNVSIKPHSDIGFTKLRSLHLHCVQIIGDLSGLLFNCSSLEDLEVFACLGVTALNIPHQLNKLRHLLICNMRIQMLEFHVPGLSHFEYKGTMIPIMLHGCSKLQKATLNFHQTWLEEDNNKVLGHVFHGIPSVSAVEVLNLLVDICTKQSVWSSQVHTLTARPTIMFMNLKHLTYEILIFTKDPNSHSGVLQLAQYLAFAPQLETLELHMLYHSTHCRCWHEGAGVSYGHMPHHHLKMVYMSGFRCYRAQVELLFAILEMGDELEHVTIDPMTRVPYSPDLMNLGIPEDEICQWANRTSQRFGKAISVVKPP, from the exons ATGCTAGGTTTGGGCTTCCTTGGTAAATCTGCTGAATACCTCGCGAGGGACAAAGACAGGATCTGtccagttctttttttttacttgtgcaAGACAGAAGATTATGTAATCCCTATTACAAAACGGAAAGGATTCCAAATACACAAACTACTTCTGCGTAATAACAATATTTATCCAGTCAAG CAGCTTATGGAGAACACGATGGCGGCCAAGCGGAGCTGGATGGAGCACCATCGTGTGCTCAGCGACGACTCCTCCTTTCACATGGAAGACCTCCcggag cagccgcaaCTTATGGAGAACGTGGCGGTGGCCAAGCGGAGCAGGCTGGAGCAACACCGCACGCTCAGTGACAACTCCTTCCGTGTGGAGGATCTCCCTGAg GAAATTCAATCTCTTCTATTATCTCTGCTGTCACTGAAAGAGGCTGCTAGTACAAGCATCGTGTCGAGAAACTGGAGAAAACTTTGGACACGGTATCCTAATCTATGCTTTGATGGCAGCAAGGACGGGCCTGCTGATATGGATAGTGTGAAAATAGAAAGAATGAAGTTCATTGATACAGTAAATTCTATTATTCAGCAACACAGTGGAATAGGGCTCAATAAATTCAGTATCAGGTGCAACCTTCTGAAGGACGACTCAGACATTCTTGATAGGTGGATTCGCTTTGCCACTGCATCAAAGGCTAAGATTATAGATATGAACCTGTGCACAAATAGAAATAATAAAGGACCAACCAAACATTTGTATGACTTCCCTCTTGAGGCTTTCGGTGATCAAGATATCCCTTTTATCCAGTGCTTGTTTCTCAACAATGTTTCTATAAAGCCACACTCGGATATTGGCTTTACGAAACTCAGGAGCCTTCATTTGCACTGTGTTCAAATAATTGGAGATCTTTCAGGCTTGCTATTTAATTGCTCCAGTCTTGAGGACTTGGAGGTCTTTGCGTGCTTGGGTGTGACTGCTCTGAATATTCCACACCAACTCAATAAACTTAGGCATTTGCTAATTTGTAATATGCGTATCCAGATGCTGGAGTTTCATGTTCCTGGTCTTTCTCATTTTGAATACAAAGGTACTATGATTCCTATAATGCTTCATGGTTGCTCAAAATTACAGAAGGCAACCCTGAATTTTCACCAGACATGGCTTGAAGAAGATAATAATAAAGTATTGGGCCATGTATTCCATGGAATTCCCAGTGTTTCGGCAGTTGAGGTGCTCAATTTACTTGTTGATATTTGCACAAAGCAATCGGTCTGGTCCTCACAG GTGCATACGTTGACAGCAAGACCAACAATCATGTTTATGAATTTGAAGCATCTGACTTATGAGATACTTATTTTTACTAAAGATCCAAACAGCCACAGTGGAGTTCTTCAGCTGGCTCAGTATTTAGCTTTTGCACCGCAGCTGGAGACTCTAGAATTGCAT ATGTTGTATCATTCGACTCACTGCCGCTGCTGGCATGAGGGTGCGGGAGTCTCCTACGGACATATGCCCCATCATCACCTCAAGATGGTCTACATGAGTGGGTTCAGGTGCTACCGGGCTCAGGTCGAGCTGCTGTTTGCCATTCTTGAAATGGGTGATGAGCTTGAGCATGTGACCATTGATCCAATGACGAGAGTACCGTATAGCCCTGATTTGATGAATTTAGGCATACCTGAGGACGAGATATGTCAATGGGCGAACCGTACCTCACAACGGTTTGGTAAAGCAATCTCTGTTGTAAAACCTCCCTAG
- the LOC4342053 gene encoding F-box/LRR-repeat protein At4g14103 isoform X3, with translation MLGLGFLGKSAEYLARDKDRICPVLFFYLCKTEDYVIPITKRKGFQIHKLLLRNNNIYPVKLMENTMAAKRSWMEHHRVLSDDSSFHMEDLPEQPQLMENVAVAKRSRLEQHRTLSDNSFRVEDLPEEIQSLLLSLLSLKEAASTSIVSRNWRKLWTRYPNLCFDGSKDGPADMDSVKIERMKFIDTVNSIIQQHSGIGLNKFSIRCNLLKDDSDILDRWIRFATASKAKIIDMNLCTNRNNKGPTKHLYDFPLEAFGDQDIPFIQCLFLNNVSIKPHSDIGFTKLRSLHLHCVQIIGDLSGLLFNCSSLEDLEVFACLGVTALNIPHQLNKLRHLLICNMRIQMLEFHVPGLSHFEYKGTMIPIMLHGCSKLQKATLNFHQTWLEEDNNKVLGHVFHGIPSVSAVEVLNLLVDICTKQSVWSSQVHTLTARPTIMFMNLKHLTYEILIFTKDPNSHSGVLQLAQYLAFAPQLETLELHMLYHSTHCRCWHEGAGVSYGHMPHHHLKMVYMSGFRCYRAQVELLFAILEMGDELEHVTIDPMTRVPYSPDLMNLGIPEDEICQWANRTSQRFGKAISVVKPP, from the exons ATGCTAGGTTTGGGCTTCCTTGGTAAATCTGCTGAATACCTCGCGAGGGACAAAGACAGGATCTGtccagttctttttttttacttgtgcaAGACAGAAGATTATGTAATCCCTATTACAAAACGGAAAGGATTCCAAATACACAAACTACTTCTGCGTAATAACAATATTTATCCAGTCAAG CTTATGGAGAACACGATGGCGGCCAAGCGGAGCTGGATGGAGCACCATCGTGTGCTCAGCGACGACTCCTCCTTTCACATGGAAGACCTCCcggag cagccgcaaCTTATGGAGAACGTGGCGGTGGCCAAGCGGAGCAGGCTGGAGCAACACCGCACGCTCAGTGACAACTCCTTCCGTGTGGAGGATCTCCCTGAg GAAATTCAATCTCTTCTATTATCTCTGCTGTCACTGAAAGAGGCTGCTAGTACAAGCATCGTGTCGAGAAACTGGAGAAAACTTTGGACACGGTATCCTAATCTATGCTTTGATGGCAGCAAGGACGGGCCTGCTGATATGGATAGTGTGAAAATAGAAAGAATGAAGTTCATTGATACAGTAAATTCTATTATTCAGCAACACAGTGGAATAGGGCTCAATAAATTCAGTATCAGGTGCAACCTTCTGAAGGACGACTCAGACATTCTTGATAGGTGGATTCGCTTTGCCACTGCATCAAAGGCTAAGATTATAGATATGAACCTGTGCACAAATAGAAATAATAAAGGACCAACCAAACATTTGTATGACTTCCCTCTTGAGGCTTTCGGTGATCAAGATATCCCTTTTATCCAGTGCTTGTTTCTCAACAATGTTTCTATAAAGCCACACTCGGATATTGGCTTTACGAAACTCAGGAGCCTTCATTTGCACTGTGTTCAAATAATTGGAGATCTTTCAGGCTTGCTATTTAATTGCTCCAGTCTTGAGGACTTGGAGGTCTTTGCGTGCTTGGGTGTGACTGCTCTGAATATTCCACACCAACTCAATAAACTTAGGCATTTGCTAATTTGTAATATGCGTATCCAGATGCTGGAGTTTCATGTTCCTGGTCTTTCTCATTTTGAATACAAAGGTACTATGATTCCTATAATGCTTCATGGTTGCTCAAAATTACAGAAGGCAACCCTGAATTTTCACCAGACATGGCTTGAAGAAGATAATAATAAAGTATTGGGCCATGTATTCCATGGAATTCCCAGTGTTTCGGCAGTTGAGGTGCTCAATTTACTTGTTGATATTTGCACAAAGCAATCGGTCTGGTCCTCACAG GTGCATACGTTGACAGCAAGACCAACAATCATGTTTATGAATTTGAAGCATCTGACTTATGAGATACTTATTTTTACTAAAGATCCAAACAGCCACAGTGGAGTTCTTCAGCTGGCTCAGTATTTAGCTTTTGCACCGCAGCTGGAGACTCTAGAATTGCAT ATGTTGTATCATTCGACTCACTGCCGCTGCTGGCATGAGGGTGCGGGAGTCTCCTACGGACATATGCCCCATCATCACCTCAAGATGGTCTACATGAGTGGGTTCAGGTGCTACCGGGCTCAGGTCGAGCTGCTGTTTGCCATTCTTGAAATGGGTGATGAGCTTGAGCATGTGACCATTGATCCAATGACGAGAGTACCGTATAGCCCTGATTTGATGAATTTAGGCATACCTGAGGACGAGATATGTCAATGGGCGAACCGTACCTCACAACGGTTTGGTAAAGCAATCTCTGTTGTAAAACCTCCCTAG
- the LOC4342053 gene encoding F-box/LRR-repeat protein At4g14103 isoform X5, with translation MENTMAAKRSWMEHHRVLSDDSSFHMEDLPEQPQLMENVAVAKRSRLEQHRTLSDNSFRVEDLPEEIQSLLLSLLSLKEAASTSIVSRNWRKLWTRYPNLCFDGSKDGPADMDSVKIERMKFIDTVNSIIQQHSGIGLNKFSIRCNLLKDDSDILDRWIRFATASKAKIIDMNLCTNRNNKGPTKHLYDFPLEAFGDQDIPFIQCLFLNNVSIKPHSDIGFTKLRSLHLHCVQIIGDLSGLLFNCSSLEDLEVFACLGVTALNIPHQLNKLRHLLICNMRIQMLEFHVPGLSHFEYKGTMIPIMLHGCSKLQKATLNFHQTWLEEDNNKVLGHVFHGIPSVSAVEVLNLLVDICTKQSVWSSQVHTLTARPTIMFMNLKHLTYEILIFTKDPNSHSGVLQLAQYLAFAPQLETLELHMLYHSTHCRCWHEGAGVSYGHMPHHHLKMVYMSGFRCYRAQVELLFAILEMGDELEHVTIDPMTRVPYSPDLMNLGIPEDEICQWANRTSQRFGKAISVVKPP, from the exons ATGGAGAACACGATGGCGGCCAAGCGGAGCTGGATGGAGCACCATCGTGTGCTCAGCGACGACTCCTCCTTTCACATGGAAGACCTCCcggag cagccgcaaCTTATGGAGAACGTGGCGGTGGCCAAGCGGAGCAGGCTGGAGCAACACCGCACGCTCAGTGACAACTCCTTCCGTGTGGAGGATCTCCCTGAg GAAATTCAATCTCTTCTATTATCTCTGCTGTCACTGAAAGAGGCTGCTAGTACAAGCATCGTGTCGAGAAACTGGAGAAAACTTTGGACACGGTATCCTAATCTATGCTTTGATGGCAGCAAGGACGGGCCTGCTGATATGGATAGTGTGAAAATAGAAAGAATGAAGTTCATTGATACAGTAAATTCTATTATTCAGCAACACAGTGGAATAGGGCTCAATAAATTCAGTATCAGGTGCAACCTTCTGAAGGACGACTCAGACATTCTTGATAGGTGGATTCGCTTTGCCACTGCATCAAAGGCTAAGATTATAGATATGAACCTGTGCACAAATAGAAATAATAAAGGACCAACCAAACATTTGTATGACTTCCCTCTTGAGGCTTTCGGTGATCAAGATATCCCTTTTATCCAGTGCTTGTTTCTCAACAATGTTTCTATAAAGCCACACTCGGATATTGGCTTTACGAAACTCAGGAGCCTTCATTTGCACTGTGTTCAAATAATTGGAGATCTTTCAGGCTTGCTATTTAATTGCTCCAGTCTTGAGGACTTGGAGGTCTTTGCGTGCTTGGGTGTGACTGCTCTGAATATTCCACACCAACTCAATAAACTTAGGCATTTGCTAATTTGTAATATGCGTATCCAGATGCTGGAGTTTCATGTTCCTGGTCTTTCTCATTTTGAATACAAAGGTACTATGATTCCTATAATGCTTCATGGTTGCTCAAAATTACAGAAGGCAACCCTGAATTTTCACCAGACATGGCTTGAAGAAGATAATAATAAAGTATTGGGCCATGTATTCCATGGAATTCCCAGTGTTTCGGCAGTTGAGGTGCTCAATTTACTTGTTGATATTTGCACAAAGCAATCGGTCTGGTCCTCACAG GTGCATACGTTGACAGCAAGACCAACAATCATGTTTATGAATTTGAAGCATCTGACTTATGAGATACTTATTTTTACTAAAGATCCAAACAGCCACAGTGGAGTTCTTCAGCTGGCTCAGTATTTAGCTTTTGCACCGCAGCTGGAGACTCTAGAATTGCAT ATGTTGTATCATTCGACTCACTGCCGCTGCTGGCATGAGGGTGCGGGAGTCTCCTACGGACATATGCCCCATCATCACCTCAAGATGGTCTACATGAGTGGGTTCAGGTGCTACCGGGCTCAGGTCGAGCTGCTGTTTGCCATTCTTGAAATGGGTGATGAGCTTGAGCATGTGACCATTGATCCAATGACGAGAGTACCGTATAGCCCTGATTTGATGAATTTAGGCATACCTGAGGACGAGATATGTCAATGGGCGAACCGTACCTCACAACGGTTTGGTAAAGCAATCTCTGTTGTAAAACCTCCCTAG